A window of Primulina tabacum isolate GXHZ01 chromosome 4, ASM2559414v2, whole genome shotgun sequence contains these coding sequences:
- the LOC142542493 gene encoding jasmonate ZIM domain-containing protein 1-like isoform X2, whose protein sequence is MSGLQQFSDGRRPGKAPERSSFMHTCNLLSRYIKKKGSLRDFNLEIDGKIESLESIMKSGSAHAASASSTVNLLTNMDKPARPSTDSLPRPARPDCSVNLLEDTPEKYTKSKDAKKIEPETAQLTIFYGGRILVFDSCPADKAKELVKFASKGSPRISGGLVSNILHQNPSPSALVATKPFSRDGLPPVPSFQTTAGLMSSNSCKDKTRSEVIGHQKAGGISSNTSKDLPNTGSGDMGLSSGTVVCISPQPVINGSDLPIARRSSVHRFLEKRKERF, encoded by the exons ATGTCGGGATTACAGCAGTTTTCAGACGGACGGAGGCCCGGAAAGGCGCCAGAAAGGTCGAGTTTTATGCATACTTGCAACCTTTTGAGTCGGTATATCAAGAAGAAAGGTAGCCTCAGAGATTTCAATCTTGAGATTGATGGGAAAATCGAAAGCCTCGAATCTATAA TGAAATCCGGATCTGCTCATGCCGCATCAGCTTCTTCAACTGTTAATTTACTGACCAATATGGATAAACCAGCACGACCTTCCACGGATTCGTTGCCTCGTCCCGCCAGGCCTGATTGCTCCGTCAATTTGCTCGAAGATACACCAGAGAAATACACCAAAAG CAAAGATGCAAAAAAGATTGAACCCGAGACTGCTCAGCTGACCATATTTTACGGCGGCCGGATCCTGGTATTCGATAGTTGTCCAGCGGACAAAGCAAAAGAGCTAGTAAAATTTGCCAGCAAAGGCAGCCCCCGCATCTCCGGTGGCCTTGTGTCGAACATCTTGCATCAAAACCCAAGCCCCAGCGCTCTAGTGGCTACAAAACCTTTCTCACGAGACGGACTTCCACCGGTACCCAGTTTCCAAACCACGGCTGGCTTAATGTCGTCGAACAGCTGTAAGGACAAAACAAGATCAGAAGTTATTGGTCACCAAAAAGCTGGTGGCATCTCGTCCAACACCTCTAAGGACTTACCGAACACGGGGAGTGGCGACATGGGGTTGAGCTCTGGGACCGTAGTGTGCATTTCTCCGCAGCCTGTAATTAATGGATCTG ATTTGCCAATTGCTAGGAGGTCTTCAGTTCATCGGTTCCTTGAGAAGAGGAAAGAAAG gttttga
- the LOC142542493 gene encoding jasmonate ZIM domain-containing protein 1-like isoform X1, producing MSGLQQFSDGRRPGKAPERSSFMHTCNLLSRYIKKKGSLRDFNLEIDGKIESLESIMKSGSAHAASASSTVNLLTNMDKPARPSTDSLPRPARPDCSVNLLEDTPEKYTKSKDAKKIEPETAQLTIFYGGRILVFDSCPADKAKELVKFASKGSPRISGGLVSNILHQNPSPSALVATKPFSRDGLPPVPSFQTTAGLMSSNSCKDKTRSEVIGHQKAGGISSNTSKDLPNTGSGDMGLSSGTVVCISPQPVINGSDLPIARRSSVHRFLEKRKERASARGPYQDQEHAASSSSKGDELLDLKL from the exons ATGTCGGGATTACAGCAGTTTTCAGACGGACGGAGGCCCGGAAAGGCGCCAGAAAGGTCGAGTTTTATGCATACTTGCAACCTTTTGAGTCGGTATATCAAGAAGAAAGGTAGCCTCAGAGATTTCAATCTTGAGATTGATGGGAAAATCGAAAGCCTCGAATCTATAA TGAAATCCGGATCTGCTCATGCCGCATCAGCTTCTTCAACTGTTAATTTACTGACCAATATGGATAAACCAGCACGACCTTCCACGGATTCGTTGCCTCGTCCCGCCAGGCCTGATTGCTCCGTCAATTTGCTCGAAGATACACCAGAGAAATACACCAAAAG CAAAGATGCAAAAAAGATTGAACCCGAGACTGCTCAGCTGACCATATTTTACGGCGGCCGGATCCTGGTATTCGATAGTTGTCCAGCGGACAAAGCAAAAGAGCTAGTAAAATTTGCCAGCAAAGGCAGCCCCCGCATCTCCGGTGGCCTTGTGTCGAACATCTTGCATCAAAACCCAAGCCCCAGCGCTCTAGTGGCTACAAAACCTTTCTCACGAGACGGACTTCCACCGGTACCCAGTTTCCAAACCACGGCTGGCTTAATGTCGTCGAACAGCTGTAAGGACAAAACAAGATCAGAAGTTATTGGTCACCAAAAAGCTGGTGGCATCTCGTCCAACACCTCTAAGGACTTACCGAACACGGGGAGTGGCGACATGGGGTTGAGCTCTGGGACCGTAGTGTGCATTTCTCCGCAGCCTGTAATTAATGGATCTG ATTTGCCAATTGCTAGGAGGTCTTCAGTTCATCGGTTCCTTGAGAAGAGGAAAGAAAG AGCTTCTGCGAGAGGGCCATACCAAGATCAAGAACATGCAGCCTCTTCTTCATCCAAAGGAGATGAACTCCTGGACCTCAAATTATAG